A region of Drosophila suzukii chromosome 2L, CBGP_Dsuzu_IsoJpt1.0, whole genome shotgun sequence DNA encodes the following proteins:
- the LOC108008686 gene encoding putative RNA exonuclease pqe-1: MAFVARRSSDGSVVDRQQVSGRSTLRPLSLSDISDEDSESVLGYTNRTYGAPTVRYVGQGENDNYMESGMDTESKELTEDHNEDADLQFEDSLEDPADVSGSETDSILSFCHQLEEEEANDARRSGMINYTDEDLEDDPVDDDVDAEDVEYQKSMGKGEDATVTDTETVMNFDQDVLSLSSFDSCTPTVTQRPEDLDNLSAKTFFKQDVMEDNISSKTFFKQDKLDGLSGKTSYKSALKDKRQRSPVDLEPDQLSSRTYNLSNGGSTRGSNRGSNRGSNRLHDGSSLSTCSWSEMYGGALQPADGRSNIVPSLSLASATSDTSTYFKSLEENKERQGQAAFEDWKARKAAQKQKTLMAAKKEQEKREAEAALRQKLSQERFQEWCRRKEEQHQKQQKQQQQQMQILRKKTTTSSQSSSGNSSASSLISGCGSGHAFGSSSGLGSSAGPVKKVPPEVTKKRIKEWGRIKAEQQQIERERQKRLQDNKQKLEEERRERSQGAWKNWMKQVDKRAKPVPLNQGFDTLRGTISNIYINPVQWVSNIDPQDSGRSR, encoded by the coding sequence ATGGCCTTCGTAGCGCGTCGGAGCAGCGATGGCTCGGTGGTGGATCGTCAGCAGGTCTCTGGAAGGAGCACCCTGCGTCCTTTGTCCCTGTCGGATATTAGTGACGAGGATTCGGAATCGGTGCTGGGCTATACGAACCGCACTTACGGGGCTCCCACCGTGCGGTACGTGGGACAGGGTGAGAACGATAATTATATGGAAAGCGGAATGGATACCGAATCCAAAGAATTGACTGAGGATCATAACGAAGATGCGGACCTACAATTTGAGGACTCTTTGGAAGATCCAGCCGACGTTTCGGGCAGTGAAACGGATTCGATTCTCAGCTTTTGTCATCaactggaggaggaggaggccaACGATGCCAGGCGCAGTGGTATGATTAACTATACAGACGAGGATCTGGAAGACGATCCCGTTGATGATGATGTGGATGCTGAAGATGTAGAGTATCAGAAGAGCATGGGCAAGGGGGAAGATGCGACTGTCACGGACACGGAGACCGTGATGAACTTCGACCAGGATGTGCTGAGTTTGAGCTCCTTTGACAGCTGCACGCCAACAGTGACACAGCGTCCAGAGGATCTGGATAATCTTAGCGCCAAGACCTTTTTCAAGCAGGACGTGATGGAGGACAACATCAGCAGCAAGACCTTCTTCAAGCAGGACAAACTGGATGGCCTCAGCGGGAAGACCTCCTACAAGTCTGCCTTAAAGGATAAAAGGCAGCGATCACCTGTGGACCTCGAACCGGATCAGCTATCCAGTCGCACCTACAATCTAAGCAATGGAGGGAGCACAAGGGGCAGCAATCGGGGCAGTAATCGGGGCAGCAATCGCCTCCATGATGGATCCTCCCTGTCCACCTGCAGCTGGTCGGAGATGTACGGCGGTGCCCTCCAGCCCGCCGATGGGCGGAGCAACATTGTGCCCTCGCTGAGCCTGGCCAGTGCCACCTCTGACACTTCGACCTACTTCAAGAGTCTGGAGGAGAACAAGGAGCGCCAGGGACAGGCGGCTTTCGAGGATTGGAAGGCGCGGAAGGCGGCCCAGAAGCAGAAGACCCTGATGGCCGCCAAGAAGGAGCAGGAGAAGCGGGAGGCGGAGGCGGCTCTCCGCCAGAAACTGTCCCAGGAACGCTTCCAGGAGTGGTGTCGCCGCAAGGAGGAGCAGCACCAAAAGCaacagaagcagcagcagcagcaaatgCAGATTCTCCGCAAGAAGACTACGACCTCCAGCCAGTCGAGCTCGGGCAACTCTTCAGCCTCAAGCTTAATTTCCGGTTGCGGATCTGGTCATGCCTTCGGATCCAGTTCCGGTCTGGGGTCAAGTGCTGGTCCTGTGAAGAAGGTGCCGCCGGAGGTCACCAAGAAGAGGATCAAGGAGTGGGGGCGCATCAAGGCAGAGCAACAGCAGATCGAAAGGGAGCGTCAGAAGAGGCTGCAGGACAACAAACAGAAGCTGGAGGAGGAGCGCAGGGAGCGCTCCCAGGGCGCCTGGAAGAACTGGATGAAGCAGGTGGACAAGCGGGCTAAGCCGGTGCCCCTCAACCAGGGATTCGATACCCTGCGCGGTACCATCTCCAATATCTACATCAATCCCGTTCAGTGGGTGTCCAACATTGATCCGCAGGACTCTGGACGGAGTCGTTAG